In Allomuricauda ruestringensis DSM 13258, the following proteins share a genomic window:
- the bamA gene encoding outer membrane protein assembly factor BamA, translating into MEKRANNLTKGITNFILSALIIPLFLFSAHGIAQETDFEEGKQYILGGLTVTGLQSYNEQTVKSYTGLRVGQPIKVPGDEISTVIKKLWNLDLFSNVEMYYTKIEDDKIFLELNITERPTLNNVTVYGVKKRKVEDIIDDTDLKKGKKITESLIANTKNYLQNKYKKKGFLNAKVSIATTADTTGTNVQNMVINVNKGDKVKIKDINFVGNEKLSNKRLKKSLKNTKKKKFYRFWKKSKYIEADYQEDLDNLIDTYAERGYRDARVLSDTFVKLDEKNIELTIKVEEGDKYYFGDIDFVGNSVYTDRMLSQVLGIKKGDTYNGVLLKERVADDSDPDAQDLTNLYQNNGYLFSSINPVEVSAVNDTIDFEIRIIEGKETFLDHVTVSGNDKTNDHVIYREIRTRPGQKYSKSNIVRTIRELGQLGFFDAEQIVPDIINPDPNAGTVDVNYSLVESGSSQIELQGGFGGGGFIGTLGLSFSNFSLKNIFNKEAYKPVPMGDGQTFALRLQASRTFRVYSLNFSEPWLGGKKPVRFNLSLSRTQQFATGYDQNGRLDVDKSRGFAITGVSAGLAKRVQWPDDFFTISHSLSYQLYDFNDYNSGLFNFGNGSSNSLSYTFGISRSSQGPSRIFPTSGSNFELTAKFTPPYSLFSGKDYKQLKEDIDDTTRRLYEIGEPGSTEEQLEFNQLSGDLERMEEDRFKLLEYYKVKFKGDWYQAIVGKLTLRTNAEFGFLGAYNHDIGNVPFERFYVGGDGLGNFTLDGRDVVQLRGYENQSLTPYITNAITGNLEQDGGTIYNKFSLELRYPLTLKPSASIYALSFLEAGNAFNNFNDYNPFELKRSAGVGLRIFMPAFGLLGIDFGYGFDTDARPGSVGPSGWQTHFIIGQQF; encoded by the coding sequence TTGGAAAAACGAGCGAACAACTTAACTAAGGGTATCACAAATTTCATCCTTTCAGCCCTTATTATCCCATTATTTTTATTTTCAGCCCACGGTATTGCCCAGGAGACCGACTTCGAAGAAGGCAAGCAATACATTTTGGGAGGTTTGACCGTAACGGGTTTACAAAGCTACAACGAACAAACGGTTAAGAGTTATACCGGTTTACGAGTTGGTCAGCCCATTAAGGTACCTGGCGATGAAATTAGTACCGTAATCAAAAAGTTGTGGAACCTTGATTTGTTCAGTAATGTAGAAATGTATTATACCAAAATCGAGGATGATAAAATCTTTTTGGAGCTTAATATTACCGAACGGCCTACCTTAAATAACGTTACGGTCTATGGTGTTAAAAAAAGAAAAGTGGAGGATATCATCGACGACACCGATCTTAAAAAAGGTAAAAAAATCACCGAAAGTTTAATCGCCAATACCAAGAATTACCTTCAGAACAAGTATAAAAAGAAAGGTTTTCTAAATGCCAAGGTAAGCATTGCCACAACTGCCGATACCACTGGTACCAATGTGCAGAACATGGTCATCAATGTAAACAAGGGCGATAAGGTTAAAATAAAGGACATCAACTTTGTTGGTAACGAAAAACTCTCCAACAAAAGGCTTAAAAAATCGCTTAAAAATACCAAGAAGAAAAAGTTCTATCGATTTTGGAAAAAGTCCAAATATATTGAAGCAGATTATCAGGAAGACCTGGACAACTTAATTGATACCTACGCTGAAAGAGGATACAGGGATGCCAGGGTATTGTCGGATACTTTTGTTAAACTGGATGAGAAAAATATTGAGTTGACCATTAAAGTGGAAGAAGGCGATAAGTACTACTTTGGTGATATAGACTTTGTAGGGAACTCGGTGTACACCGATAGAATGTTGAGCCAGGTATTGGGAATCAAAAAAGGGGATACCTATAATGGAGTACTGCTCAAGGAGCGGGTTGCAGACGATTCCGACCCGGATGCCCAGGATTTAACCAACCTGTATCAGAACAACGGATATTTGTTCTCCAGTATAAACCCTGTAGAGGTTTCCGCTGTAAACGATACCATTGATTTTGAAATAAGGATCATTGAAGGGAAGGAGACCTTTTTGGACCATGTTACCGTTTCTGGTAACGATAAGACCAACGATCACGTAATCTATAGAGAGATTCGTACAAGGCCAGGTCAAAAATACAGCAAGTCCAATATTGTAAGGACCATTAGGGAGTTGGGACAACTTGGATTTTTTGATGCCGAGCAAATCGTTCCGGATATTATAAATCCAGACCCCAATGCAGGTACTGTGGATGTAAATTATAGCTTGGTGGAATCAGGTTCCAGCCAAATTGAGCTTCAAGGTGGTTTTGGTGGCGGAGGTTTCATAGGTACTTTGGGACTTTCCTTTAGTAACTTCTCTTTAAAGAATATATTTAACAAGGAAGCCTATAAACCCGTTCCCATGGGAGATGGGCAAACATTTGCTTTGCGTTTGCAGGCCAGTAGGACTTTTAGGGTGTACAGTTTAAATTTCTCCGAACCGTGGTTGGGCGGCAAAAAACCCGTGAGGTTTAATTTATCACTTTCTAGGACACAGCAATTTGCTACGGGTTATGACCAAAATGGTAGATTGGATGTGGATAAATCCAGGGGGTTTGCCATTACGGGGGTTTCTGCCGGCTTGGCCAAAAGAGTACAGTGGCCGGACGATTTCTTTACCATTTCACACTCGTTGAGCTATCAGTTGTACGATTTTAACGATTACAATAGTGGACTCTTTAATTTTGGTAATGGTAGTTCCAACTCCTTAAGTTATACCTTTGGTATTTCCAGAAGTTCCCAAGGGCCCAGTAGAATTTTCCCTACCTCGGGTTCCAACTTTGAGTTGACCGCCAAATTCACACCGCCCTATTCCCTGTTCAGTGGGAAGGATTATAAACAGTTGAAAGAAGATATTGATGATACAACCCGAAGACTTTATGAAATAGGGGAGCCCGGATCAACCGAAGAGCAACTGGAGTTCAATCAACTTAGTGGAGATTTGGAAAGAATGGAAGAAGATAGGTTCAAACTTTTAGAGTATTACAAAGTAAAGTTTAAAGGGGACTGGTATCAGGCCATTGTGGGCAAGCTTACTTTGCGAACCAATGCCGAATTTGGATTTTTGGGAGCTTATAACCACGATATCGGAAATGTTCCTTTTGAACGTTTTTATGTGGGAGGAGATGGTTTAGGAAACTTTACCTTGGATGGAAGGGACGTGGTGCAGCTTCGCGGCTACGAAAATCAATCCCTCACACCTTACATTACGAATGCCATCACGGGTAATTTAGAACAGGATGGAGGAACCATTTATAATAAATTCTCTCTGGAATTGCGTTACCCATTGACCTTAAAACCTTCGGCATCTATTTATGCCCTATCATTTTTAGAGGCTGGTAACGCCTTCAACAATTTTAATGATTATAATCCGTTTGAGTTAAAAAGATCTGCCGGAGTGGGGCTACGTATATTTATGCCGGCATTCGGACTCTTGGGGATTGATTTTGGTTACGGCTTCGATACCGATGCCCGTCCAGGATCAGTTGGGCCAAGCGGCTGGCAAACGCACTTCATCATCGGACAGCAGTTTTAA
- a CDS encoding CBS domain-containing protein: MNIQDKIINTVPVFEVSETLKDVIKFFEETTFSHVGVTENGTYLGLLSENDLACFEPKKKIDDFRLEMESFFVTKETAWLDVLEMFSRNEANVLPVLDEDRLIIGYYDLEDVVDVFIDTPFFREPGAILVISIGIKDYSFSEIAQIVEGNNARLLGAFITASENDIVEITLKVGTQSLNEVAQTFRRYNYTIVYGNSDDQFLEDLKRRSDYLEKYLNV; this comes from the coding sequence ATGAACATTCAAGACAAAATAATCAATACAGTTCCCGTTTTTGAAGTGTCGGAAACTTTGAAGGATGTGATCAAGTTTTTCGAAGAGACTACATTTTCCCATGTTGGGGTTACCGAAAACGGCACTTATTTGGGGTTGCTCTCGGAGAACGACCTTGCTTGTTTTGAACCTAAAAAGAAGATTGATGATTTTCGATTGGAGATGGAGAGCTTTTTTGTAACCAAGGAAACCGCTTGGTTGGATGTGTTGGAAATGTTCTCAAGAAACGAAGCCAATGTATTGCCCGTTTTGGATGAAGACCGTTTGATTATTGGGTATTATGACCTCGAGGATGTCGTGGACGTTTTTATAGACACTCCTTTCTTTAGGGAACCAGGCGCCATTTTGGTGATTTCCATTGGAATTAAAGATTATTCCTTTAGTGAAATTGCCCAAATTGTGGAAGGTAACAACGCCCGTTTGTTGGGAGCCTTTATTACAGCGTCCGAGAATGATATTGTTGAGATTACCTTAAAAGTCGGCACACAAAGTTTGAACGAAGTGGCCCAGACCTTTAGGAGATATAACTACACCATTGTATATGGGAACAGTGATGACCAGTTCTTGGAAGATTTGAAACGGCGTTCCGACTATCTAGAAAAATATCTTAACGTTTAG
- a CDS encoding phage holin family protein, giving the protein MKLILRLLLNALAVVILSYVLPGVGVDSMMTAIIVAVVLSLLNFLVKPILIILTLPITILTLGLFLLVINAIIILLAANLIDGFHVTSFWWAILFSLLLAFLQAILQSILKEDQ; this is encoded by the coding sequence ATGAAACTAATCCTAAGACTTTTACTCAATGCCCTAGCAGTTGTAATACTAAGTTACGTATTGCCCGGAGTGGGCGTAGATTCCATGATGACCGCCATTATCGTAGCCGTTGTGCTCAGTCTGCTCAATTTTTTGGTGAAACCCATATTGATCATCCTCACCCTACCCATCACCATACTCACTTTAGGGCTCTTCCTATTGGTAATCAATGCCATAATTATACTCTTGGCAGCCAATTTAATTGACGGCTTCCATGTGACCAGTTTTTGGTGGGCCATTCTTTTTAGTCTGCTACTCGCATTTTTACAAGCCATTTTACAATCCATTTTAAAAGAAGATCAATAG
- a CDS encoding OmpH family outer membrane protein: protein MNTKVLLSLVVLMSSLYGFSQRGVRIGYVDMEYILENVEEYRDATEQLNAKAQKWKQEIELKQSVIDQMKKDLMAEKVLLTDELILEREEEIQILEKEMLDYQQDRFGPQGDLVLQKQLLIQPIQDQVFNEVQKIGANKRYDFIFDKSADVVMLYSEKRHDISDLVLREIGRTRKISASNKKQEDQSRLEQFQEEEDQISDALKERQEQAAEAQNEREKAAEERRAEKLKEREERKKAYEARRKKLLEEREAQRKAKLEERKKAQEQQKDSIG, encoded by the coding sequence ATGAATACCAAAGTTCTTTTGTCATTAGTTGTTTTGATGTCGTCCCTTTATGGGTTCTCCCAGAGGGGAGTGCGAATAGGGTATGTGGATATGGAATATATCCTCGAAAATGTGGAAGAGTATCGGGATGCTACAGAACAATTAAACGCCAAGGCCCAAAAATGGAAACAAGAAATTGAGCTGAAGCAAAGCGTTATTGATCAAATGAAAAAAGATTTGATGGCGGAAAAAGTGCTTTTGACCGATGAACTGATTCTGGAGCGGGAAGAGGAAATCCAAATTTTGGAAAAGGAAATGTTGGACTACCAACAAGACCGTTTTGGACCGCAAGGGGATTTGGTATTGCAAAAACAACTTTTAATACAGCCGATACAGGATCAGGTTTTCAACGAAGTTCAAAAAATCGGTGCCAATAAAAGATACGATTTTATTTTTGATAAATCCGCAGATGTTGTAATGTTGTACTCCGAAAAAAGACACGATATCAGTGACTTGGTTTTAAGGGAGATAGGACGCACCAGAAAAATCAGTGCATCCAACAAAAAACAGGAGGATCAAAGCCGTTTGGAGCAGTTCCAAGAAGAGGAGGACCAAATCAGTGATGCCCTAAAGGAAAGACAGGAGCAAGCTGCTGAAGCCCAAAACGAAAGAGAGAAGGCAGCAGAAGAAAGAAGGGCCGAAAAGTTGAAGGAACGCGAAGAGCGCAAGAAAGCATACGAAGCACGAAGGAAAAAATTATTGGAAGAGCGTGAAGCCCAGCGGAAAGCCAAATTGGAAGAACGAAAAAAAGCGCAAGAACAACAAAAGGATTCAATAGGATAA
- a CDS encoding DUF6089 family protein, producing MRIVLAVFLCCVIKVSAQTYEIGVFAGGANMIGDVGRTNYILPSGPAFGGIFKWNKGKRYAWRGSVLYGKVTADDAKSNMQSRQQRGYVVDNSILEFSAGLEINFVEYNLHKLGPAFTPYLYTGVTYFRYDFNYIDALQMQDINQKEGSFAIPMTVGAKYRLNQFLILGAEIGARYTFTDNLDASNPEGSNFEQFRFGNILSDDWYVFSGITLTYTFGRKPCQDCFQ from the coding sequence ATGCGGATAGTTTTGGCTGTTTTTCTATGCTGTGTGATCAAGGTGAGTGCGCAAACCTACGAGATAGGGGTGTTCGCCGGTGGTGCCAACATGATAGGTGATGTAGGAAGGACCAATTACATATTGCCATCAGGCCCTGCCTTCGGCGGAATATTTAAATGGAACAAAGGAAAACGCTACGCGTGGAGGGGGAGTGTCCTCTACGGTAAAGTGACTGCCGATGATGCCAAATCAAATATGCAATCCAGGCAACAAAGGGGCTATGTAGTGGATAATTCCATTTTGGAGTTCTCCGCCGGACTGGAAATCAACTTTGTGGAATATAATCTTCATAAGCTCGGACCTGCCTTCACGCCTTACTTATACACGGGTGTAACCTACTTTAGATACGATTTTAATTATATTGATGCCCTTCAGATGCAGGATATTAACCAAAAAGAAGGTAGTTTTGCAATTCCAATGACGGTTGGGGCTAAGTATCGTTTAAATCAATTCTTGATTCTTGGTGCCGAGATTGGGGCCAGATATACTTTTACGGACAATTTGGACGCAAGTAACCCAGAAGGTTCCAATTTTGAGCAATTCCGATTCGGGAATATATTGAGCGACGACTGGTACGTTTTTTCAGGTATAACATTAACCTATACCTTTGGACGTAAACCCTGCCAGGATTGTTTTCAATAA
- a CDS encoding isoprenyl transferase, producing MHTLEDVDKEKLPQHVAIIMDGNGRWAKQRGKIRMFGHENGVESVNQTVESCAKLQIPFLTLYAFSTENWNRPKTEIDTLMKLLVNALKRELKTLNKHNIRLRAIGKIETLPSKVYKELTEVMSKTENNSGMTLTLALSYGSREEIKTAVQQIATKVKNNIISPENIDETVINTHLYAHFLPDVDLLIRTSGECRISNFLLWQIAYAELYFIDVFWPDFRENHLVEAILSYQNRERRFGKTSEQLN from the coding sequence ATGCACACACTAGAGGACGTAGACAAAGAAAAACTACCGCAGCACGTGGCCATTATTATGGATGGTAATGGCAGATGGGCCAAGCAGCGTGGCAAAATACGCATGTTCGGACATGAAAACGGAGTGGAATCGGTAAACCAAACCGTAGAGAGCTGTGCAAAGCTCCAGATACCATTTTTAACGCTTTATGCCTTTTCCACCGAAAATTGGAACCGCCCCAAAACCGAAATAGATACCTTGATGAAGCTTTTGGTCAACGCCCTTAAAAGGGAACTAAAGACCTTGAACAAGCATAATATTAGGTTAAGGGCCATTGGGAAAATAGAAACATTACCGTCAAAAGTATATAAAGAGTTGACCGAGGTAATGTCCAAAACAGAAAATAATTCGGGGATGACCCTTACGCTAGCATTGAGCTATGGCTCACGTGAAGAGATAAAAACTGCGGTCCAGCAGATTGCGACCAAAGTTAAAAATAACATAATTTCCCCCGAAAATATTGATGAAACAGTTATAAATACACATCTTTACGCGCACTTTTTGCCCGATGTAGACCTGCTTATCCGCACAAGTGGCGAATGCAGGATAAGTAATTTTTTACTTTGGCAGATAGCATACGCCGAATTATATTTTATTGATGTATTTTGGCCCGACTTTAGAGAAAACCATTTGGTAGAGGCCATATTAAGTTACCAAAATAGAGAACGACGATTTGGAAAAACGAGCGAACAACTTAACTAA
- a CDS encoding NAD kinase, with protein sequence MKVAIYGQSFQQEDQLCVVELLDELKKLDASVYVEENFNKLVATITKEQVKGTFTQSKGLDSSFDMFVSFGGDGTMLRAVTYIKDYGIPIVGVNTGRLGFLSTFKKENVRKLVTEFETGHYTIEERSLVEVELNSELDEFNGLNFALNEITVSRKDTTSMITVETWLDDEYLTSYWSDGLIVSTPTGSTGYSLSCGGPVIAPSAESLVLTPIAPHNLNARPLVISDKTQIRLKVSGREQTHLVSLDSRIADIPNGKEIRIKKADFTIKMIEYKSESFLKTLRNKLLWGEDRRN encoded by the coding sequence ATGAAGGTAGCCATATACGGTCAGTCTTTTCAACAAGAGGACCAGCTTTGCGTAGTGGAACTTTTGGACGAATTGAAGAAGTTGGATGCATCTGTTTATGTGGAAGAGAACTTCAACAAGCTCGTGGCCACAATCACCAAAGAACAAGTAAAAGGGACATTTACCCAATCCAAAGGATTGGATTCTTCCTTTGATATGTTCGTGAGTTTTGGAGGTGATGGCACCATGCTGCGGGCCGTTACCTATATAAAGGATTACGGAATTCCCATTGTTGGGGTCAATACTGGTCGATTGGGTTTTTTGTCCACCTTTAAAAAAGAAAATGTACGCAAGCTCGTTACCGAGTTTGAAACTGGACACTATACCATCGAGGAACGCAGCTTGGTGGAAGTGGAACTGAACTCCGAACTGGATGAGTTCAATGGTCTCAACTTTGCACTGAACGAGATTACCGTCAGCCGTAAGGACACTACATCCATGATCACTGTGGAAACATGGTTGGATGATGAGTACCTCACCTCTTATTGGTCCGATGGATTGATTGTTTCCACCCCAACAGGCTCAACAGGGTACTCATTGAGTTGTGGCGGACCTGTGATAGCACCCTCGGCAGAATCCTTGGTGTTGACGCCCATTGCACCGCACAACCTTAATGCAAGACCTTTGGTTATTTCTGATAAAACCCAAATCAGGTTAAAGGTTTCAGGCCGGGAACAGACCCATTTAGTATCCTTGGATTCCCGCATTGCCGATATTCCCAATGGAAAGGAAATCCGAATCAAAAAAGCGGACTTTACCATCAAAATGATCGAGTATAAATCCGAAAGCTTCTTGAAAACATTGCGCAATAAATTACTTTGGGGAGAAGATAGACGCAATTGA
- a CDS encoding alpha/beta fold hydrolase, translating into MDILHSKILGEGQPFIILHGFLGMSDNWKTLGSQYSENGFEVHLIDQRNHGKSFHSEEFNYDLLSDDVINYMDYHNIASAFVMGHSMGGKTAMQLATSHPERVTKLIVADIAPKYYPPHHDFIFNGLSQLDFDKISDRREADDELSKHIKERGIRQFLLKNLYWVEKEKLGFRFNFDVLKDQMEDIGENITPNAIYDGPTLFLRGDRSEYIQPNDFEEIKRHFPNAQIETIDKAGHWLHAENPKQFYEKSFKFLNS; encoded by the coding sequence ATGGACATATTACATTCAAAAATATTGGGCGAAGGACAACCTTTTATTATTCTACATGGATTTTTGGGCATGTCCGACAATTGGAAAACGCTCGGCTCACAATATTCCGAAAATGGATTCGAAGTTCATTTGATAGATCAACGTAACCATGGAAAAAGTTTTCATTCCGAAGAGTTCAATTACGATCTATTGAGTGATGATGTCATCAACTATATGGATTACCACAACATAGCATCTGCCTTTGTAATGGGCCATTCCATGGGTGGCAAAACCGCCATGCAACTGGCCACTTCGCATCCAGAAAGGGTGACTAAATTAATTGTTGCTGATATTGCCCCGAAATATTACCCACCACATCACGATTTTATATTCAATGGACTCTCCCAATTGGATTTTGACAAAATTTCAGATAGACGGGAAGCCGATGATGAACTATCAAAACATATTAAGGAAAGAGGCATTCGACAGTTTTTGCTCAAAAACCTGTATTGGGTCGAAAAGGAAAAACTAGGATTCCGTTTCAATTTTGATGTCCTCAAAGACCAAATGGAGGATATTGGCGAAAACATAACCCCCAATGCCATTTATGATGGTCCTACCCTATTTTTACGCGGCGATCGTTCGGAATATATACAGCCCAACGACTTTGAAGAAATAAAAAGGCACTTCCCCAATGCCCAAATTGAAACCATTGATAAAGCAGGACATTGGCTCCATGCCGAGAACCCTAAACAGTTTTACGAGAAGAGTTTTAAGTTTTTGAATTCTTAA
- the tig gene encoding trigger factor produces MNITKEQIDDLNAVVKVAISKEDYQDKVEKILKDYKKQANIPGFRKGQVPMGLIKKQYGKAVLVDEVNKLLQDNLNKYLTEEKLDVLGNPLPKQQDNFDWDKDNLDFEFELGLAPSFDVNLKTKKAVTQYKIVADKKMIEEQVERIQKQYGKLISKTEVGKTDEVSGFFANEEEEIDHKTTVEMDKIKSKKAVDALVGKKVGDTVTLSTKGLFKEDYLLSGALGIARDKADNLKVDVTFTIEEINEREPAALDQDLFDKLFGEGKVTSEKELKDTIKEDSEKQFEQQSDQKLLNDITEKLIDETKFELPSEFLKKWIQISGENPLTEDEAKEEFEKSEKGLRYQLIEGKIIQENELQVQFEELKEFAKGFIKSQMAQYGHMDPKDEELESVAARVMSNQDEVKRLSEQLMSQKLLDLYKEKANLKVKEVSYDDFIKEAYS; encoded by the coding sequence ATGAATATAACCAAAGAGCAGATTGACGATCTTAATGCAGTTGTAAAGGTTGCCATAAGCAAAGAAGACTATCAAGACAAAGTAGAAAAAATCCTAAAGGATTATAAAAAACAAGCCAACATCCCGGGCTTTAGAAAAGGTCAGGTTCCTATGGGGCTTATCAAAAAGCAGTACGGCAAGGCTGTTTTGGTGGATGAAGTTAACAAACTGCTTCAAGACAATCTGAACAAATACCTTACCGAAGAAAAGTTGGATGTTTTGGGCAACCCTCTTCCAAAACAACAAGACAATTTTGATTGGGACAAGGACAATCTCGATTTTGAATTTGAATTGGGGTTGGCACCGAGCTTCGACGTTAACCTGAAGACCAAAAAAGCCGTGACCCAATATAAAATTGTGGCCGACAAAAAAATGATCGAGGAGCAAGTGGAACGTATTCAAAAGCAATATGGAAAATTGATTTCCAAGACCGAAGTGGGCAAAACCGATGAAGTATCCGGTTTCTTTGCCAACGAAGAAGAGGAAATCGACCACAAGACTACCGTCGAAATGGATAAAATCAAGAGCAAAAAAGCTGTTGATGCCCTTGTTGGAAAAAAGGTTGGTGATACCGTTACCCTTTCCACAAAAGGACTTTTTAAGGAAGACTACCTCTTATCCGGCGCCTTGGGCATTGCCCGTGACAAAGCAGACAACCTAAAAGTTGATGTTACTTTCACCATTGAAGAAATAAACGAGAGAGAACCAGCTGCTTTGGATCAAGATCTTTTTGATAAATTGTTTGGAGAAGGAAAAGTAACTTCTGAAAAAGAGTTGAAGGATACAATCAAAGAAGATTCGGAAAAACAATTCGAACAACAATCCGACCAAAAATTGTTGAACGACATTACCGAAAAATTGATTGACGAAACCAAATTTGAACTTCCTTCCGAGTTCTTGAAAAAATGGATTCAGATCAGTGGGGAAAATCCATTGACCGAAGATGAGGCCAAAGAAGAGTTCGAAAAATCGGAAAAAGGACTTCGCTACCAATTGATCGAGGGTAAGATCATACAAGAAAACGAACTTCAAGTTCAATTTGAAGAACTTAAGGAATTCGCTAAAGGATTCATTAAATCGCAAATGGCCCAATACGGCCATATGGACCCTAAAGATGAGGAATTGGAAAGTGTAGCAGCCAGAGTTATGAGCAATCAAGACGAGGTGAAAAGACTATCCGAACAATTGATGAGCCAAAAACTTTTGGACCTTTATAAAGAAAAGGCCAACCTTAAGGTGAAGGAAGTATCTTATGACGACTTCATCAAGGAAGCATACAGCTAA
- a CDS encoding pyridoxine 5'-phosphate synthase, whose product MTKLSVNINKLATLRNSRGGNVPNLITSTKDIESFGAEGITIHPRPDERHIRYQDARDLKKVVTTEFNIEGNPIPKFIDLVLEVKPTQVTLVPDAEDAITSNAGWDTIKHKDFLVDVIKAFKEKGIRTSIFVDPDAAMVKAAAETGTDRVELYTESFAHGFAKGNKEESIAPFVKAAEMAQQVGLGLNAGHDLSLDNIKFFKEHIPHLLEVSIGHALICESLYLGLENVVNMYLHRLK is encoded by the coding sequence ATGACAAAGTTGAGTGTCAATATAAATAAACTGGCAACATTACGAAATTCCAGGGGAGGTAACGTGCCCAACCTGATTACTTCGACCAAGGACATCGAATCTTTTGGCGCAGAGGGTATCACAATACATCCAAGACCCGACGAACGCCACATACGTTACCAAGATGCCCGGGATTTAAAAAAGGTGGTGACCACGGAATTTAATATTGAGGGCAACCCGATTCCAAAGTTTATTGATTTAGTCCTTGAAGTAAAGCCTACACAAGTAACCTTGGTTCCTGATGCTGAGGATGCCATCACCTCCAACGCTGGTTGGGACACCATTAAACACAAAGATTTTTTGGTGGACGTCATCAAAGCTTTTAAAGAAAAAGGTATCCGAACCTCCATTTTTGTGGATCCCGATGCAGCAATGGTAAAAGCAGCTGCAGAAACCGGTACCGACCGAGTGGAGCTCTACACGGAAAGTTTTGCCCACGGGTTTGCCAAAGGCAATAAGGAAGAAAGCATTGCTCCCTTTGTCAAAGCTGCCGAAATGGCCCAACAGGTTGGTCTGGGTCTCAACGCGGGGCACGATCTTAGTTTGGACAATATCAAATTTTTCAAGGAACACATTCCACACCTTTTGGAGGTATCCATTGGGCACGCCTTGATCTGCGAATCTCTTTACCTGGGCCTCGAAAATGTGGTAAACATGTATTTACACCGATTGAAATAA
- the clpP gene encoding ATP-dependent Clp endopeptidase proteolytic subunit ClpP — translation MDYGKEFKKYATQHHGINSMYYDKLMSTMYPMNMTPNIIEERQMNAVAMDVFSRLMMDRIIFMGTGINDQVANIVQAQLLFLESADASKDIQIYINSPGGSVYAGLGIYDTMQFIKPDVATICTGIAASMAAVLLCAGHEGKRSGLPHSRVMIHQPLSGAQGQASDIEIAAQEVLKIKNELYEIISKHSGQSFDKVYEDSDRDFWMKAPEAKAYGMIDEILVREK, via the coding sequence ATGGATTACGGAAAAGAATTTAAAAAATACGCTACCCAGCATCATGGTATAAACAGCATGTACTATGATAAGCTCATGAGTACCATGTACCCCATGAACATGACGCCAAACATCATCGAAGAAAGGCAAATGAACGCAGTTGCCATGGATGTTTTCTCCAGATTGATGATGGACAGGATCATTTTTATGGGAACAGGCATCAACGATCAGGTGGCCAATATTGTACAGGCACAGTTGCTCTTCTTGGAAAGCGCCGACGCCTCTAAGGATATTCAAATCTATATCAACTCCCCAGGCGGAAGTGTGTATGCAGGTTTGGGCATTTACGACACCATGCAGTTTATTAAGCCGGATGTAGCCACCATTTGTACTGGTATTGCCGCATCTATGGCGGCTGTGCTGCTTTGTGCGGGGCACGAAGGCAAACGCAGTGGATTGCCCCATTCCAGGGTAATGATCCACCAACCGCTTTCCGGAGCGCAGGGTCAGGCCAGCGATATCGAGATTGCCGCACAAGAAGTGCTAAAGATCAAAAATGAGCTTTACGAGATCATTTCCAAGCATTCGGGCCAATCCTTCGATAAAGTATATGAAGACAGCGACCGCGATTTCTGGATGAAGGCTCCAGAGGCCAAAGCGTATGGAATGATAGACGAAATATTAGTGAGAGAAAAATAA